In Drosophila pseudoobscura strain MV-25-SWS-2005 unplaced genomic scaffold, UCI_Dpse_MV25 Unplacedtig00000861, whole genome shotgun sequence, the genomic window tttcctggagcgtggatgctatataggtgcggtggttcagtatacatgccagtgctggatagggaagggttctatataagtgcaggtgccatatagttgcggaggtttcacttttttggggctatattgccatattggtgcttatgcccaagatgtgcgatcctgccacatttcctggagcgtggatgctatataggtgcggtggttcagtatacatgccagtgctggatagggaagggttctatataagtgcaggtgccatatagttgcggaggttccacttttttggggctatattgccatattggtgcttatgcccatattatgcgatcctgccacatttcctggagcgtggatgctatataggtgcggtggttcagtatacatgccaatgctggatagggaagggttctttataagtaCAGGTGCCATTTTTTCCGGTTGACTTTAACAAGAAAGATGCCAGGTGTCACAGTAAAGGATATTGACCAGCATGCCGTTACCAAGGCGGTTGCCGTCTTCCTCAAGAAGACTGGCAAATTGAAGGTGCCCGACCAGATGGACATCATCAAGACGGCTAAGTTCAAGGAGCTGGCCCCCTACAATCCCGACTGGTTATATGTGCGTTGCGCCTCGATCCTGCGCCATCTGTATCGCCGCAGTCCCGCTGGTGTTGGCTCCATCACCAAGATCTATGGTGGGCGCAAGCGCAACGGTGTCCACCCTTCGCATTTCTGCCGTGCCGCTGACGGTGCCGCCCGTAAGGCTCTCCAG contains:
- the LOC6903708 gene encoding 40S ribosomal protein S19a-like, giving the protein MPGVTVKDIDQHAVTKAVAVFLKKTGKLKVPDQMDIIKTAKFKELAPYNPDWLYVRCASILRHLYRRSPAGVGSITKIYGGRKRNGVHPSHFCRAADGAARKALQSLEHARLVEKHSEGGRKLSSIGQRDLDRIANQIVVKQRDAAKQTGPLVISK